CCCAGACGATGGGGGTCGCCATATTGATGGTCAGGTAAGGAACCGCATCCCAGGTAATACCCGGAATAACCAGTCCCGAATTCTCACTTGGATTGTACTTAAGCTGAGTAAAGAGGTTCAGCTTATTTTTACCTGTTTTATAGGAGACCATTCCAGCAAGGTTATGTCCCCAGAGCAGAGGAAACTGCGTATTTTTCACATCCAGCTCTGTTTCCTCACCGCAGTAAAAGTATTCCCCCGAGAGCTTCAGTTTTTTATCAAAGAAATCCATATAGAAGCCCAGGTTCAGAGAGAAGTCCCAGGCATCGGATAAAGTAGACTCATAGTCATAGTCATCCCGTGTCACAGGATACTGATAATAGGCGTCTATAGCCGTAAAACGATTTTCCCTGTCCGGTTGAATATCATCTCCCTGTATGTCATAGGAAATAAGCCCTTCCTGATATATTTCAATGTTCTTGAACAGTGTTGAACTGAAAGAGTAAAACCCACGGAGATTCATCTGGGCATGGTAGAAGGTACCCATGGTAAGGTCAAAATTCCTGGTGGCAAGGTTGACATTGCCTCCATAGCCGATCTCATCGGCACTGGGCTGGAGAGGGTCTTCAAAAAAACCATTTCTGGTGAATACAAGCCCCTCAATACCCCCGATCCCCAGAGGAAGATTCAATTTAAGAGCATAGGAATCCGCCTCATCAAGATAGGGATCATTGGTCCTGTCACCAAAATCATCGGGAACACGGGCAGTGAGATTGGTAAAGGGAAAATTCCTTGAGATTCCCCAGGTGACAGTCTGCCTCCCCATACGGACATAGAGAGAATTTTTCACATTGAAATCACAGAAAAACTCTGTAACCTCTGTTTCCAGCTCGGGAAAGGAGAGAGAATATTTTTGCAGAACCCGGAATTCCGGACCTATCTGAAAGTTCAGACTGATGGAAGATTTCATATCCATCAAAGCCATAGAATCCAGTCCAGAACTGTCGTTGATCCCCGGGTTCCAGGGCATGTAGTTCCACCCCGATGAATAGCCCCCTACAAAACGGAAATTTCCAATAAGAGAATAACTGCTCTTCTTGATAACATCGTTTAAAAGGTCAATTTCCTTGTCCGTACTGGAGACTCCCGACTGCTCCTGAGGTACGGCCTGCCGGGCAACTTCTTTGGTTTCTTCTTCACTTATATCCTGAAACTCCGACTCCTCTTCAAAGAGAGCATCCAGGTTCATGTCTTCATCCATCAGATCTTCAGAAGCTTCCTCTGCAAAAAGAGGAGCCGTCATAAAGAGGAGAAAAAGAAAGGAGTAACAAAGTCTGCGCATCATGATGAAGCTCCATCATTGGGTCCGCCGGGGGTAGCCGGATAATAAGATTTCCAGTCCAGTCCGCTGTCGGTGTCAGTATTCTCATCTATGCGTCCAACACTGCGTATGTGGTTGATTCTGAGTGTTGGGTCAATATTAAATGTAATTTCTCCAAAGTAGGAACCTGGAGAGGTCCCATCAAAGGTTCCTGATGAGGGATAGGCGATGGAAGAAGATCCCCAGCGGATAAAATCTACGGACTGTCCCTGGGTGATAAGTTCGGCAAAGCCCTGATTGGTCCAATAGGGAAAGTACCCGACCCTGTTCAAATAGAAGATACCCTTTACAGCATCATCATTCCGCTCTATCTCCTCTGGGCTGAAAACTTCTTCCAGCCTGAGTCCGACATCCGGATCATAATTCGGAACATATTTAGGATCTTTATCATAGTAGCTCTTATAATCATCAAAATTGAATTCGTGAGCCTCTACCCCTGCCCTTAAAAGCATATAAGCCCCGGGCTGAAGACTGTATGAGGGAAGCTCAAATTCTCCATCGAATAGCTCATTGGAGCCCATGATGGAAGAGCTGCAGCGTAGGGTCAGAATGGAGATATCCACCGCCTCATTTCCGTAATTGTATAGTTCAATATAGGGAAGCTTAATCACTTCTATCTCATCCTGATAATAGGCCGATCCGATCTCCGAGATCCTCACAGGGACATACACATCATCCTGATTTGAAAGGAATTCACATGACCCCAGTATAAGAACCAGCCCTATGAGTACAGGCAATTGTTTTAATTTCATAGAATTATCCTAGCGGTTTACCTGTTCCAAAAACTGCTTGGAAAAGGTGGTATTGGGAATATCCCGGAAGGAGACCTTGTTAATGGAGATTTGTGTTTTCTCCCGGCTCAGAGTTTCCAGTAGAAGAAATTTATGAGGAATGTAGCGTCCCTCTACCATCTGGTAGCTGGGAAAGGCGGTGGTTCGCAAGAGCTCCCCGGAGAGTCCGTAGTCTTCTGTCTTGCGGACCAGATAGTCCTCATCCACCCATACATCCATTATGGGATAGGTCACCCCATCGTTGTTGGCTTCAAGATGCAGTTTCCAGCAGTCATAACGCCCCAGTTTTACTGTCTCAGCCCCGGTCACATCGTAGTCATTGGCCAATGTGGAACGGGTAAAGTCAGAATTCCTGGCATTGGTATTCTGAAATCGGTCTTTAGAACTTGAAAAGTTGAATCGCCTGCTCTCGGGGTCGTAGAACCACAGGGCATCCTCAACCTTAAGGTAACCCTGCCCCTTACTCACCTGGGGCTCCATTATAACAATGACATACTTTTCATCGGCGTCCCGTCTGAAAACAATGGCCACTGTCTTTTCCCGGTCTTCACCGGGTTTATCTTCAACAATTGTATATTCGGCAGCAAAGTCTGTATCCATATAGCTGGCCAGGGCATCTACCTTTTCCAGGATGACCTGGTAGTCTTCGGCCCAGAGGCCGGGAACCATTATAAAAAGCATAAAAAGTATTGAGTAAACAGATTTCATAGAGTCTCCCTGTATTTTTTAATGTTCAGTAATTTCAACGGAAAGACGTTTCCAGTAATCCGATGCCAGCACAAGAATGTCATCGCTTAAGAGCTCTGGGGTATTGTTATCATAGAGTTCAATAATATTATCCAGATCCCAAATAACTTTAATGATCACAGCTGATGTATCTTTGTTGATATGAAGTCCTTCAAAAGGAATAACAATAATATCCTTTTCTCCCAATGGATTCTCCGCCAGTTGAATCGTATCGGAGTACATATCAAAGAACAGACCATAACTGCCCTGAAGATGCTCCAGTCCGAAAGAGAGGGACCCATCCGCATTATTTATAAACTGTCTTGTTTCATCGATAACATCAAAGACCGAAGAATCATCAAAAGTGAATTCCGACCAGCTTTTAAACTGTTCGATGAGTTCTTCCTTATTTTGATAACTCTGATCCGGCCATACATTTTCATAACCGGGGATATGGACCGTGATCATACTCTCGCTTTTACTTATATAAGTTTTATTCTGGGATATTGAAGGAGAATAATTGATCCTCTGCTGCTGAAAATTAATGTTGATCCCATCGTAGACCTGAACCTGAAAATCCTCATCCGGATACAGGGACACATCATCAATGAAATTGGCTGTGAATAATTCAGGTTTATCACGTTTGTCATAAGTCATTCCTTCTGCTAAGGACACTGCCATATACATAGAAGTAGACCTTTCAGGAATTGTCATATTATCCAGATGGGCCTTCACGAAATGGAAAAGATTTAATGAAATTGAAAATTCTGTAGGTGTATAAGCTCCTATTTTATTACCATAAGCCGTATACCCATCAACGATGGAATTCATACTCTCATCTACTTCATAAGTCGAATAGTTTACTACTGCCCTACTCTTGCGGTTATCAGATCCGCTTTCGAATTGAACCTCTCCAGATTTGGTCTGCTCAAATAGGCTGCAGCTTGATAATAATATAAGCAGTACGATGTAAAAGTGTTTCATGTTTTTAACCTTTATTAATAATTGTGAGTTCACTCTATGTAAGAGCCTCAATCAGGGGATAGCGGGAAGCCCGATAAGATGGTATGACAGCAGCGGGTATGAGAATGAGTCCCAATAATAGAATATTGAGAACCACAGATTTTATTGTAAAGAGAGGAACAAGACGCCCTTTCTGAAGAAACAGTTCAAACCCGGGAAGTGCGGAATAGTCGATTAATGAAAGAATGCCAAATCCTGGTATAGATAAGAGAGCCCCCATTAAAAGAGAGAGCCCGAAAAGCCAGAGGGCTTCCAGGACGAGTATGGTCATGATGGTGGTCCGGTTCATCCCTATGGCACGAAGTGTTCCAATTTCTGAGAGCCGTTCCCTGATAACCATCTGATAACTTACTGCCACAGAGACAAGGATAATCAGGGCCACCATGATGTATAAGAAATAGCTGACAAGGTCTATGGCGGTCAGAAGATCGTCCACCTGGGAGATGTATAGGCTCAAAGGGATAATGAAGTACCTTTCACCTGTCCATTGAGTACGGTCCAACTGACGGGTAAGATCTTCTTTGTTCTCCAGCAGGGGGGCCGTATCAAGGTTATCTGACAAGGCAGTATGAACCCTTTTTATATCCTCAGAAGAAAAACTACCTTCCTGTTTATAAATTCCATAAGAAGAGATATCTCCTTCAGAAAATCTCAAAAGAGAGGCCAGTTCTTTCAAGGGTACATAACTTTTGTAATATCCAAATATGCTTGTATCCCGAAATACCGCCCTTAACACAAGGCTTACTGTATTCTTCTGCCCGCTGAGAGTATTGCCCTGCAATATGATACTGTCTCCGATCTTACATCCCAATTCAGAGGCAACGGTTTCTGATATCATTATGCTTTGATCGAGAATCAGATCATCTGTAGAGCCTTCTACAATATCCAGTGCAGAAAAATCCTCATCTTCCCATTCCACACCATACACATTTTTCTGACCTACCCCTTCTCCATTGAAGTAGAGTATGCCTTCTCTGTAATAGTTGATCCTCTTTTGCAGCAGATCATATTCCAGGCCTGTATTTTCCAGCAGGTCTTTCACCAGCTCAGGTTCAGACATGTGCATCTTATTACCGTGGTCTTTGTCATAGGAGATAATAAAAAGGTCTCCTCCGTAATGACCCCGGGCGGAGTTGTGTAGTGTGTCTGTCATTCCCATGGAGAGGGAAGACATTATGGTAATAACTGCAAACCCGATGCTCAGTGAGATAAGCAGAAAAATATATCTGTTCAGGTGCTTTTTGAAGTAGGAGATGGAGAGCGTGAGGGTATGATGAGCTGCCATATCAATGCTTCTCCTGTGCTGCTGTGGGTGCTATGGATAAAACCTTTCTTACGGGTATCCACGAGGCCAGGAGTCCCAGGATAAAAGAAACCAGCAGGGAGCCCAGGGCCCAGTTTAAATGAAAGCCGATGTGAAGCTCTGTCATACCAAAGAGTGTCTGTACGAGTACATTATCGATACCTATATTGAGGCTGTTGATCCAGTTGATTATGAGAACGGCTATCCCTATTCCGCTGAGGCCTCCGGTGCAGGCAAGAAATAAATTTTCCATCAACACAAGAGATGAAATCCATATTTTTTCGGCGCCCATGGCCCGGAGTGTTCCCAGTTCTGAATATCTGTCGAAAACAGAGATCAGGAGAATATTGACTATGGCGATTCCCCCGGCGAGGAGAACAAGGGCAAAACCGGCGTTGTAGAGGATCTGCAGTAAAAATACCATCCTGGCGGACAATCCGGCAGCCTCTTTCCAGTCCATGATCACCAGGTCCAGCCCGGCGTCTTCCAGTAAATGTCCAAGGCTGGAGGAAAAGCTCTTTAAACTCACACTTTCTTCCAGCCTCATCAGGATAAAATGCCAATCCCCCGATGCAGCATCGCTATTATCAAGTTCATCCCTCATCCCGATAACATTCCCCACCGAAACCTTTTCATCCGCTTCAAAGAGATCTTCATTCACAAAGAGGTCTTCCGAGAATAGAGATTCCAGATCCTCATCCAGATACTCCATCTCCTCCTCTTCTATATCTTCGGTATTGCTTTCGCTAAGGGCCAGGGAGTTGAGAGCCTGTATTGTCTGCATGTCACAGATTACAATCCGGTCCAGCTGAGGGTCTTTCGTATCATAGGAGAATACTCCCCTCAAGGGGACTTCCCTTATCTTAAAGCCTCTGGTTCCTCCTATGCTGAGGAGTACGGGATCAGCAATAGAAATACTCTTTCCGCTCTCTCTTGAAATCCTCTCATAAAGCTCCAGGGGGAGCATCACACCGTGTTCCCCTGACTTGAGACTCTCCCCTTCAAGGATGTTGAGGTCCGGAAAAAGAGAAAAATAGTTCTCCCCTTCCACTCCAAACAGTGGTGTTGGCATGCGTTGCCCATTCATCTCCAATAAGGCAGCCCCGTAGGTCAGTCCTGTCCTATGAGTGATCTCAGAGGATTCATCGATAATAGAGAGAATTTCATCTACATTCTGCAAGACAGGCATTGTGTAAAACTCTTCAAAAGAGGGTGTTAAGGCACCAAAAAGGCTGACATCCATGGTCCCGGGAGCCCTTATGACCAGGTCACCCGTGAAGTTATCCCTGTAACTTCTCTTTAATCCATTCCCAGACTCTGCAATCAGGGAATTCCCCATAAAGAACAAAGCAATCAAGAGGGCAAAGAGGGAGAAGATGATGATAGAGTGCTTCTTTTTTCTGATGATGTTACGAAAAGCGATGGTTTCGATCATTTCCCGGTATATCTCTCTTCATTCTGAATAAGGCCGTCTTTCAGGTACACCACATGATTAGCCATATTCCGAATAACAGGATCATGGGTGGAGAAGATAAAGGTGGTTCTATAAACGGTATTGATCTCTTTCATCAAACCCAATATGTCATCGGATGTTCCTGAGTCCAGGTTGGCTGTGGGTTCATCGGCAATGACAATCTTGGGCCTGGTGATTAGGGCCCGGGCAATGGCAACTCTCTGTCTCTGTCCACCGGAAAGTTCTGAGGGTTTATGGTGCCGCCACTCTTTAAGCCCGACCTGAGCCACCAGTTCCGACACCCGATCCCTCCGTTCCACCCTGGCAGGGGGTTTGGCCCCCAGCATCAGAGGCAGTTCGATGTTCTCTTCAACAGAGAGCACGGGCAAGAGGTTAAAGGACTGAAAGATAAAGCCGAGACTCTCCCGGCGAAGCCTTGTTTTCTGCCTGTCGTTCAAACCCGCAACAGACTCCCCTCCGATACAAAGCTCACCGGATGAGGGATCATCAATAAGACCTATTATATTCATAATGGTAGTCTTACCAGCCCCAGAGGGCCCCACCACGGCCACAAAGTCACCCTGCAAAACATGCAGGTTCACACCCTTCAAGGCATGTACCTCTACACTCCCCATGGGATAGGTACGGCTTATGTTATTAAGTTTGATCATAATATTTGATTATCCTAATTTTTGATTACTTAATTTTATCTAAAATACTTTCTAGTTGTGATGGAGTAATCATATTAGGACCATCGCTGAGAGCCTTTGTTGGATCTTCATGTACCTCAAAGAAAAAGCCATTTACATCAATAGCATTTGCTAACTTTGCCATATAAGGACTATATGAAGAGTCACCACCGCTTTTTCCACCAAGTCCTCCTGGTTTTTGCGTTGAATGAGTTACGTCCATTATTACTGGATACCCAAAATCTTTCATATCTATAAGTTGTCTGAAGTCAACAACTAGATTCCCCATACCAAAAATAGAACCACGTTCAGTCAGCATAATTTTATCATTACCACTGTCCTTCACTTTATTAATTGGATAAAGCATATCTTTACCGTCAAGGAATTGTGCCTTCTTTATGTTAACAATTCGATCGGTTTTTGCTGCAGCTACCAATAAATCAGTCTGTCTGCATAAAAATGCTGGGATTTGTATAATATCAACAACATCAGATACAACTGCAGCTTGGGATGATTCATGAATATCTGTCGTAATAGGTAATTCAAATTCTTTTTTTACTTTCTCTAGGATTTTTAAACCTTCATCAATACCAGGTCCTCGGAAACTATCTAATGAAGTTCTATTAGCTTTATCAAAAGAAGCCTTAAAAACATATATAAAACCATGCTCTATTGATATTCTTTTAATGATTTCAGCTAGCTTCATAATCATTGTCTCATTTTCAATAACACAAGGTCCTGAAATAATAAATCTATTTTTCTTCAATTCATTATATAATTCATATGAGTTCATCTTTACTCCCTTTAGGTTTATTCATTGTTGCTATTTAGATATTTAATAATTTCTTAGGATTTAGATTCCATACTTTACAATCCCAAAAGTGATCATTAAGTTCCTTTTGAAAGATGCATAGACATCCTGTGGAAACTTTTAATCCATTTCCATATGCAAAAGACTCAAAATCAGAGGTTAAAAAAGGTGCAAAACGAATGATTCCATTACTTGAAACAATTAGAACAGTTTGGTTATTGTACTGCTCTTCCAAAAAATGGCTAAAATTAATCCAAGACTCTTTTAATTGATCAGGATCAACCAGCCAGCCATCAGGAACAATTCCTTTTTCATCCCATTCAGTAATTGCATTCTCCCCGACTCTCTTAATTACTTCATCCTCTGGTTTATTTTCATCTGGACCATAATCAATCTCATTAAAAGAGTTCAAAAGTATTGGCTCTCCCTGAATAGACATTTCATCCATTGCAAGTTTTGCAGTTTGTATATGTCGTGTTAATGGTCCAGAAAATACAGCATCCGGAATCAAATTATTATATTTTAAGTACTTCCCGATATTTCGTCCTTTTTCTTTTTCGACCAAAGGAAGATCGGTTCCAGCACCAACTCGAGTAATAACATCACCAGATCTAAAAGTATTTCCATGCCTTACGACTATTAATTTTATAGCCATTAATAAATCTTTTTATATTCTTTCAAAATATTTTCTGCCCGAACTACATCTTCTGGACTATCAATACCACTGATTGAATTTAGTTTATTGAAATCTTTATAATCAACTTCAACACATTTGATCTTCAAACCATTTTCTAGGAAATTCAACTGTTCCAAACCCTCATATTTTTCATAAAAACCATCAGTTAAAATCTTGATTTTCCTTAGTGATTTAAGACTGTAACCATACAAACCTGGTTGTCGATATACTGGGGAGTATGAACTTTTTAATCTGACGTTTTCTTCTTTTCTAATTGCAGGAATTATGTTTTTTGAAAAATACATTGCATTTCTATTTGCATCAAAAACAACACAGGTACCGCTAAAAGGAGTTGAAACCTTATTGTCTCTCATAGTATCCAGATCTTCCCAGGTAAGATTTACAACCGTTGTAGCAATTTCAATTGATTCATTTCTGTTAAACTCATTTATCAATTCCTGAAGAAACCAGGTTGGACATAAGGGATTATCACCTTGTAGATTAATGATAAATTCGGGAGTAAATCCATTATGAGATATCTTTTCAACAGCTTCAGCTACACGCTCTGTACCTGTATTACAAGTTTCAGAAGTCATTATACAATTAATACTATTTTGCAGACAAAAGACACGAATTCTTTCATCATCTGTAGCTACAAATGCTTTAACATAATCGTTGTTAATTTGGATACTATTGGCTATTTCCCATACATGTAAAAGCATTTCTTTACCCAATATTTTTACCAATGGTTTTCCTGGTAATCTTGTTGATGCATACCTAGCTGGAATAATTATTGCAACTTTATTACTCATTACTTTTCCTCATATTCTCGCGGTTTTAGTTAATATTATATATTTGCAATATACCTTCTAAACCATTGTCCCCTTCTACAATCAATGATGTTATTTTGTGCCTTTTCATTAGTTCTTCAGCATCAATCATTTTCATATCAGCTTTAACACTTCGCGGAGTACTAGTAACGACTTCTCTGATTTTCTTATCCAGGAAAGAATTACCTGATTCAATTAAACGTCTTAAATCACCATCAGTAAAAATGCCTTCAACTCGATTATTCTCGTCTAAAAGTAAAACAAGCCCTAACTTTCCTGAACTCATTACAGGTAATGCTTCCAAAACAGATATTCCATTTGTAACTGTAGGCAGATTTTTTTTATACATCTCATCTGCAACATGACATAATAGTTTACGTCCTAGACTCCCCCCTGGGTGAAATTCTGCATAATCAATATCCTGGAATTTTCTTTCCTTCATAAGTGCTATGGCTAAAGCGTCTCCAAGAACTAATGTAGCTGTAGTAGAACTTGTCGGGGCAAGGTTTAGGGGGCATGCTTCTTTTCCAACATTTATATTCAGGTGGATCTGTGATTTTTTTGCTAATGTTGATTCCGGATTTCCTGTTATTGATATTACATCAACTTTTTTATTCAAATATGAAACTACTCTAAGAACTTCATCTGTTTCTCCTGAATATGATATAGCCAGAACAATATCTTCAGAACTAACAATACCCATATCACCATGAATTGCTTCTGTCGAATGAATGAAAACACTTTTACTCCCGACACTGGAAAGTGTTGCGGCTATTTTCTCACCTATTCTTCCTGATTTACCAATACCAGTAATAATCACTTTACCTGTTTTTGTACTGATTAATTTAACTGCATTCACAATACTATTATCCAGTCTATCCTTTACAAGTATTAAACTATTTATTTCTGAATCAAAAACGTCACGAACATTACTTAAAACAGGATTTAGCAAATCTATGTTCATTATACTAATAAAACTTTCTTGATTAGTTATACTACTCATGTATTCTCCTTAGTGGTCTATGAAATATTATATTTAATGAAAAAATCGTTTCTGTTTTTAATCATAATATCTAGGAATTCTTCTAATTGGCATTCTTGCATCAATTCAGGATTTATATATCTTGTATATTCCAAATACATAAAATAGAATATTTCTTCTACTGATCTTTTCTTTATTCTTCTCTGAAGATGTGGGCTATCATTTCGAACATCCCCTACACCCCATCCTGCATAAAATGGAGCACCGAAAATTACTACATCTTTGTTACACATCAAAGCTTCAAAACCCATTTGTGATGAGCACACATAGACTTTATCAACGTAATTAATCATAGAGATAGGATTAATATTCTCACTGCAAATAAAAAGACTCTCATTAGCCAGAATATTCCCATAATAACCGGTTGTATTACTGCCTCCACGACTATTATCTGCAATCATATCTGGATGAACTTTTATGATAATATCTGAATCAGGATTCTCTAAAATTGCAATATTAAGCATAATCTTAAATGTATTGTCATTTGCTGCACCCTTAATAATTGACCAATCATTATACGCCTGATCAACAACAAGAATCTTTTTTTTCTCATTACGCCCAATTACCGGAGTAATAATTGGTTGATGATTATATTTTGTTAAATGATTACTAATAATCTTTTCAATAAGGAATTTTGCTCTATGTATTTCCTGTTCAGATAAGTATTTTTCAGAATTAAGCAAATCTTCAAGCATTGATGGACGAGTGACATCAAAAGAGGTTGTTTTAAAATCAGCAGAAAGGGATAAACTCTGCTTATAACAAGATGGATATTTTTTATCTGGCGTTGGCGTTATTGAACGTATAAAACCATCTTCCAGAAATAAATGGGGGATATTACGCATTACAGCTTCATCAAGCATACTAAGAACTTTTTTATCCCGGAAAAGTCCCCAGAATAAAAGCAGATCCGTTTTTTGTAACCTTCTTTCAAATTCATCTGAAAATACTGATATTAGTCGCCCAGATTTGAAAAATACTGAAAATGAATTCATATCTGAAAGTCTGATTAATGGATATTTTGATTTATTTATAAGACCATCCCAAATATAACTAATTGTAAGTATTTGTTCAGTATTCCTTTTAAATTGAGTTTCAAAACTGAGATTTCGAAGAGATTTATACTCGTTGATAAAATTAACTAATTTTTTTTTGATAAGTCTTATTGTAAACGATTTCACTCTATTACTAATTTTAGAAAAATTATTACTTAAATGCTCAATGCCAATTCTTTTTGCTTTAAAAATTGGAAACAATAGAAGAAACAGTATTGGGTTCATAATAAGAACCATATAAATTCTATATTCTCTCCTAGAGAAATATTTTAGATTATATTGTAGTTTTTCTTTTTTTATCCTTTTGCGAAGGATTTTGAAACCCTGCATGAGTAGTAATTTATTTATATTTTTGTTTAGTCTTCTTTCTACTAATGTAAGCATTTGCCTGAATGAACTGAATATAAAGAAGCTAGTGTCTTTATTCTCTTGAACTATCATCCAATCCATTTGAAGATTCCATCCGGCAATAATTGCAACAATTTTATTATCTGCATCTGCTACGGATTGGTTTTCATGCTGCCTGTAATAATATTGAGTTTCATCAATAATATACATGCTATTAACTGAATAGTATTGCGAGATAAGAAACTGAGCATCCTGATATGATGCACTTGGTGTTTCAACGAATCGAATATTGTTTTTTTCAATCCACTCTCTTTTATATATACCATTAAATACGGCTGGGTGTTTTTTCCAAAGATCAAGAAGAATATCCGGGGCTTGAATTAAACGATCACAATATTCCGAAGAGATATAATGACCTCTATTTGTTAATGATATAGATTCATAAGTATAGAGACCATTATATTTAACAATATCAACATTTGTTTCAATAGCTATGTTAATAAGCTTTATATAAAAATCATTAAAAAGGATATCATCAGGTTCAAAAATGGAGATATAATCTCCTGTAGCTATCTTTAAACCAACATTACAGGCCTTTCCATAACCACTATTTTTTGTTGTAATAATGTTACAATTAGGAAAACCTACTGTTACTTCATTAATAATATTTAATGAATTATCAGTAGATCCATCATTTATTATTATTATTTCTAATTTATCATAAGATTGATTAAATAATGAATTCAATGCATTTTCAACATATTTTTCAACATTAAATACAGGAATAATTACAGAAATTTTACTATTAATATTCATAAAATTATTTCCTAATATTTATTCTTTTCTTTCTCATTCTATAGAGAAGTCTACCAAAGTAGTATATTGGCGAATTACATAATATCGGATGCCATTTCTTAAAATCTGTTACTTCTATATATTTAGAAATTAAATCGATTAAACCTAAGTCTCCAAGACGAATATTTCTGTTATCATATTTTTTCTGTGTTTCATCTAATTTTGTTTCATTAAATAATGGTTTTGCAGGAATGGAAGCTTGATCTAGTTTTTTTTCAATAAATACTGGATCTATAGAAATGGGAACACGAATTATTTTTCTATCAGTATCACTGATGTTAAAGTCTTTATATATTTTATTAATAGTTTTTATATAACCAGCAGCAAAACATTTGGATGTCATTTTATTTCTATATAAATCAATATTCTCCATTTTCATTTTTTTAATATCATTATCACTAGTATTATACATTTTAATAATCTGTTTTGCTAAATCATCTGAATTTTCAGGTTCAAAATAAAGGACCCCTGATGTTTTTCCTTTAAGGTAATTTAAACCTCCTACCGCTGAACATATCAATGGACAACCTAATGAAAGATTTTCAATCATACTTAAATCAAAATAGTTCTGCCTACTTGCAATAATACTGGCATTAGCCATATTTATATAATCACCTGGATTCTTAGTATAACCAACTTCTATCCAATGAGGATGATTTATAGATGGAACTTTCTGAGTTTCACCAATTGCGAAAAAA
The DNA window shown above is from Oceanispirochaeta sp. M1 and carries:
- a CDS encoding SIS domain-containing protein; the encoded protein is MSSITNQESFISIMNIDLLNPVLSNVRDVFDSEINSLILVKDRLDNSIVNAVKLISTKTGKVIITGIGKSGRIGEKIAATLSSVGSKSVFIHSTEAIHGDMGIVSSEDIVLAISYSGETDEVLRVVSYLNKKVDVISITGNPESTLAKKSQIHLNINVGKEACPLNLAPTSSTTATLVLGDALAIALMKERKFQDIDYAEFHPGGSLGRKLLCHVADEMYKKNLPTVTNGISVLEALPVMSSGKLGLVLLLDENNRVEGIFTDGDLRRLIESGNSFLDKKIREVVTSTPRSVKADMKMIDAEELMKRHKITSLIVEGDNGLEGILQIYNIN
- a CDS encoding 3-deoxy-manno-octulosonate cytidylyltransferase: MSNKVAIIIPARYASTRLPGKPLVKILGKEMLLHVWEIANSIQINNDYVKAFVATDDERIRVFCLQNSINCIMTSETCNTGTERVAEAVEKISHNGFTPEFIINLQGDNPLCPTWFLQELINEFNRNESIEIATTVVNLTWEDLDTMRDNKVSTPFSGTCVVFDANRNAMYFSKNIIPAIRKEENVRLKSSYSPVYRQPGLYGYSLKSLRKIKILTDGFYEKYEGLEQLNFLENGLKIKCVEVDYKDFNKLNSISGIDSPEDVVRAENILKEYKKIY
- a CDS encoding glycosyltransferase, whose product is MNINSKISVIIPVFNVEKYVENALNSLFNQSYDKLEIIIINDGSTDNSLNIINEVTVGFPNCNIITTKNSGYGKACNVGLKIATGDYISIFEPDDILFNDFYIKLINIAIETNVDIVKYNGLYTYESISLTNRGHYISSEYCDRLIQAPDILLDLWKKHPAVFNGIYKREWIEKNNIRFVETPSASYQDAQFLISQYYSVNSMYIIDETQYYYRQHENQSVADADNKIVAIIAGWNLQMDWMIVQENKDTSFFIFSSFRQMLTLVERRLNKNINKLLLMQGFKILRKRIKKEKLQYNLKYFSRREYRIYMVLIMNPILFLLLFPIFKAKRIGIEHLSNNFSKISNRVKSFTIRLIKKKLVNFINEYKSLRNLSFETQFKRNTEQILTISYIWDGLINKSKYPLIRLSDMNSFSVFFKSGRLISVFSDEFERRLQKTDLLLFWGLFRDKKVLSMLDEAVMRNIPHLFLEDGFIRSITPTPDKKYPSCYKQSLSLSADFKTTSFDVTRPSMLEDLLNSEKYLSEQEIHRAKFLIEKIISNHLTKYNHQPIITPVIGRNEKKKILVVDQAYNDWSIIKGAANDNTFKIMLNIAILENPDSDIIIKVHPDMIADNSRGGSNTTGYYGNILANESLFICSENINPISMINYVDKVYVCSSQMGFEALMCNKDVVIFGAPFYAGWGVGDVRNDSPHLQRRIKKRSVEEIFYFMYLEYTRYINPELMQECQLEEFLDIMIKNRNDFFIKYNIS